In Danio rerio strain Tuebingen ecotype United States chromosome 18, GRCz12tu, whole genome shotgun sequence, the genomic window atcatgcACAATTAAATGTCCCAATATCAACTGATGATTTCAAAAATCTGTACCATTGACTgatattactgtgaatttctaAAGTTGAGCTCACATTACAGGAGTACACTGCTGGAGGCCAGTTTATCTCCCATTCCTGACAATCTGAGCAATAAATCTCATCAAAGACCTCAGTTAATTTGAGGCATTCACAGATTAAATCTGTAAATCTGCTCCCAGACTCATTGGGGCCTAAAGTTGCTGTAGATGTGAAAGAGATGTGAAAACTGCTTGTAGAAAAAAGCACAGCTGCCAGTATATGTTTTGGAAAAGACAACCACAAAAACAACGAATGTACCGGCTGAGCTAGCTAAAACAAATGTAAGCATTACCTGTGAACACAAATGGGGATTGCTGTGTCAGATTATGTGAGCTGCTCTCTCTGGTATGGGCTTATAATGGTATCAAATTGTTGTGATTAATTGGTTTTATCGTGGTATACGATATCTCGATACTGATCTAagctgcaaaaaatatatatatttttaaactggtATAACAAAAATGCTAAGTgtactgtttaaagtaaaaaaaaaatgtttcaacttaaattgcaaaagaactaCAAAGTAGAATAGGTCAAATTTAACATTTAACTCTCAATAGTTAATATAAGTTAATGAATTAAAACCAACAGTCAGTTTTATTTCAGATACTATGTTAATACTGATTCAAAAATAAGACTGAATTTGATCAGTTATTTACTCCATTTAGTATTTCAGCGTGAAGTAAGTCaatttaacatgaaaatattaatgtttaaactattaaGCTAAACAATTAAGTCTCCAAGCATTTGGGGCTGTTATAACACCACTGCAAATACAACATtcatttcctaaaataaaataaataaataaataaataatgatgtaaaaataaataactcaatgtATTCTAAAGTGCCTATGATATCAATATAGAGCATGTTCATTTTCATGATATATTGATTAATTGAATATTGTCACGTCTACTCTGCCATGATAAACTTAATAGTTTCTTGTAAAGTTTGATGCATCACAATTTTTAGATTGTCATGTGCATCTTAGAGATTTGAGGGAAGACAATCTGTTAAATTCCTACTCACATGTGGGATGAATTGGTTAGAAACTCCTGTAATCTGAGCCCAGCTCACAAATGCAAAATTCACCTACTGCAACACTAAACAACCAGGAGTTCTTATGCAATTAACAATGATCAAGCATTTAGCACTCACCGAGGAACTTGCAGACATTGGCATAGTAGAGGAGGTTGAGGACATCAGGGTATATGTCAGGCAGGTGTTTAAGGGACAGAAGTCTCCGGAGTTTTGAAGAGAAAGCCTTTCTGTGGAGTTGAGTGAGTTGCCTTTCCTCTGAGAGCGTGGTGGGCCGGAGCTCCACCCGATGCTCCTGAAGAACCTGGTCTATATATGTGCCTTGAACCTGAGGAAACAGCACCTCTTTGACCACCAACATGGGAACGAACACAGCACCAGCCCTCATGACATGAGGAAAGGGGCATTCACTGATGTCAATGTACATTTGAAGCTGGCGGACCACCCTTTGAAGAGCCACCTCCATCTCATCCCCTTTAAGCCACACTTCCCTCATTTTTGACCCCAAGAGGCAAGAAACTTTCTGAGCTTTGCCTGACTCACATACGTCCAGTTTGCATAACCAGTCCCTGAGCACCTGACATGGGGTTTGAGTAACATTGCAGTGTAAAAGTCTACAGAGGGACTGGTGAAGCTCCATAAACTGATAACGGGCATGCTTGCTGCTAGTTATAATGGGCTTACGCGACTCCATCGGAGATTGAGGAACTTCCACGAGTTGGGTTTTTGGAGATCTTAAGACCTCAGGGATAACTATTTTAAAACTGGACAATTTCAGGCAATGAGGTGGGATTCTGGTAAGGGAGAATTTGGTCAGTGGAGGAGGTGCTGGAGGTGTTGTGGGAACAGGAGTGCATTCTTTGCTGTCTGTCACAGCATTCCCAGTCTTGCATGTTGAAAGTTCATGATTTTCTACTGAGGGTGGATTGCTTTCTTCTTCATAGTCACTCTTTACTACAACTTTACAAGAAAGAGAGCCAGACAATTTTGTGTCTAACTCCACTCGCTCTTCTTTGAGCACAGAAACATGTTCCTGATGATTTACCTCCTCAGAAACTGTCTCTTTTATTTCTGATTGACTACTCGGATCACCTTCATCCATTTCTTCTGTTTTAATCTTTATAGCGTCTGGTGTTTCAACTGGATCATCTCTGTTAGCTGGTAAAGTCTGGGTTTTTTGTTTTAATCTGAGACTATTTTCGCCAGAATTTGGTTGTATATTACAGTTTTCAATGTCTGCCTCTTGTTTAGGCTGCACCATCTCAGGCTGTGGCTTCGGACTTTTTGAATCCCCTGATGAAGACAACATGCCTGTAGCTTCTAAATAGACTTTATATGGAGCCAAGCTAAAAACTTTATTAATAACTGGCattggtggtgatgatggtgaatGAGGTTCATCTTCTGACAACTGGTGGACTGAGTAAGTCTTTTGCTTTTTACTAGCTATGTCTGTTTCAGGTTCCTCTATAGGCCTTTTAGCTAATATACCATTGTCAGGTGAATTTGAAATACAGTGCCTGAACGCCATGACCTCTTCATTGGACTTCATGGGAAATTCTTTGGAACTACCAGTGAAAGAGCCAGGCACCTCTGAGTGTTCAGTGGTAGGGGTATTACTGAGACATCTGTTGTGGGATAGAGTAGGATGGAAAGCCCCAGAAGttccatatgttttacaaagctcTCGAGGAGAGTCTGGTGTCTGGACCCTTCGTGTCGAGAAATCAAGTGGCCGTTCTGACTGATCCACTGGAAAAGGTGGATGTGTCTGTTCATTGGTGGGTGCTTGGTTAGTAGTTAAATGGACCCCATATGGATGATAAGAAGAATATTTTGAGATCAGTGGATGGTGAGTGGGCACAGCAGAGCAGGGTGGTGATATCAAGTCTGTTCTAGGCGAATGAAACTGACCCATGTGGTGGCGCTGACCATGCTCATTTGTAAGAGCACTGGAATTGGTTCTGTAAGTCTCAGGGTGACTCTGAGGATAATAGATATTGGGACATGGAGGCACTGGTGTGTATTTGGATATGGGGGAACGACCCTGATACACTTTTGAAGAAACTTCAGGGTGTGCCAATGTCCTTGGGTCATAAGCATGTGGATATCCCTTGTACATCTGTGGAGGAACTGGGGCACGATGGCAATACTCTGGTGTGGCACTAATAAATGGATGCGGAGCATTATAAGTATAGCTTGGTTCCATTACAGGAAGTGGCCTCCTTGGCCCATTCGATCCAGTATTGTAGCCCCCGGTCTTTCCATCCTTTATACCCTCCACACCATGCTCCAACTGCAAACCCCTCTGTTGTGCCAGTGCTTCCTGGCCTTTTTTATGCAGATAAGCCAGGCGGCTATAATGAGCAGCCCAATCCTCATCATATATGTGAGGGGACATCCTATGCGGGCCATGTTCCATGCCATAGTTGTGCCCGGCAGTACAGCCACGCTCAGTACAGCAAGGGCTATGACTGTATACTGGTTTTGGAATAGCCAATCCAACACATCTCTCTGCATCAGAGCCTCTAATATGACCATTAGGAATTGCCACTGGCGAGACAACTCTTGCTGCCCTTGGACTGTGCTGTCTTGGACTGCTGGCATAATAGGCCAGCCTCTGCTTCGCTGCCAACTCTTGGGGTCCACTACAGCGCCCATTTCCAGCATCCACAGGGAAAGGCAGCTTATCAGGTCTGTAAACAGCTGGAATTGTAAACGACCCATCAGAGGTCGATGAGTGAATCCCTGGACTTGGCCCATTTCTGACGCAGCTTTTTGAATGGCCCCATGGAGAAGGAAAGTCAAGAGCATCTTGTCCACTTAAAGCGTAAGAAAAGTAAGCCCTGCTGATTGGTAGAGCTTTGTCATGGGAATAGTGTGGCAGGCTGTCGGCTTTAGGGAGCCCCGCGGGGACTACAGTACCCATGGTACCTTCCATACTACTTTGAATAAGAGGGTTGATGCAGCCCAGTCCCTGCTTATTGCTCATCTTGGACTCCGAGCTCCACCTTGACTCAGCTAAATCATATCTGTACAaggaaataaaaaggaaaaaaataaaaatgttgagtTCATCTTTTATGCAAATGAGCAAAATGATGAGTATATTCAAACAGCTTCACGTCTgaggtttatttatttgcttagcaATACCTTCCTTTCTGTGGGTATGTCAAAGCATAGTTGCCTGACATTACAGTTCTTTATTACATTTACACAAGTGTCATGTGACCGGTTCCTCCAAACATTAGGAAGTGTGTAAGCGGTAACCACAACATGTGGGCACTTTTCTGTTTCACCTTACTTCCTTTGCATGCAGGACCACAGTTTGGCAAAATACATCAAAGCTAATTAAGTCTGAATATGCACAAATGCTCCAACTCTCATGTCACATATTTGACTGTTTAATAACGTCTCTTTATATACAGCCCCACTGTACTtctgaatataataatataattcttTATCAGGAACCATACTCAGACATTTTTCACGTACGTGCATTTAAAAATTCAAATAgatgtttttagatgttagtgCACATTTGCTGTTTATGAACGTCTTTTTAAGACTATAAGAgtaatatagatagatagatagatagattgatagattgatagattgattgatagattgattgattgattgatagatagatagatagatagatagatagatagatagatagatagatagatagatagatagatagatagatagatagatagatagatagatagatagatagatagatagatagattagatagATGGCAGCAATTCCATACAAATATCAACCTTGCCAACTCTTATCTttttgattatcattgtttcttttgggttgtgcagtttaattcacagaatttctacaaagtatgttatgtactgtaaactcgcagactttttttgtcacatccataaactaaataaatgaataaataaatagatagatagatagatagatagatagatagatagatagatagatagatagataacattTTACACAATTAAAACAAAGCCATTTTAAAAAGGTGTTCATAATATACAGCAGAGGTGCACACATTCCCTCTAGTGATGTTCCCTAATGAGCAGAGAGCATAATGATGCTCACAGGAGGGTAACACTAGACTTGACAGTGGCAGTGAAAGGAGATTTAAGTGGTTTATCAGCGGAGGAGACAGCTAGTCCCTAGGTGAGGCCACCCAGAGGTCTCAAAGTGATGAAATAACCCCCAACATCTTTCAGCATACTGTGGCTGTGTGTAAAATAACAACTGAGCTGTCTTCCTAGTCAACATGACACGTGTGCAGCATTTGGAACACAACCATAATGTCCAAATACGTTTCACGTGCCTATGAAACACAGAGGGACAGTCTTGTCTGTTACTGTCAGTGACTGAAAACGTCTAAacaataagcaaatgataatttaaaaagtaaacgTTCATATTATACAGTACAACGTGCACATCGTTACTGCACATTGACAAACTGAGGACAATACTCTATTGTTTGTGCACGGCGAACATGCAAATTCATTCATGCAAATCCGCGTAAAGAAAATAGACCATTTAAGGCACGTTTTGAGTGTTTTGGTAAACTTCCGTCAACATTTATGTGCTATTTTTACACACTTCAACATGCTTTGGTGAAACGAAAGCGACAAAACTTTCCGAGTTTGAAAGAAGTAACTTAACTGATATTTGATCGTTAAGGTAAGTCAACccaaagtcaaataaaaatatctaacTTAACGTTACTGGATAACGTCCAGTCTTTAAAACCGTAACGTTACGTCGTTTTACTTGATATAAAGATGATTCGTCTAATGACAAACTTTCAACCACTGTCTAGCGTCAATGCAACGGTCAA contains:
- the si:dkey-73n10.1 gene encoding uncharacterized protein C15orf39 homolog isoform X3; the protein is MRYDLAESRWSSESKMSNKQGLGCINPLIQSSMEGTMGTVVPAGLPKADSLPHYSHDKALPISRAYFSYALSGQDALDFPSPWGHSKSCVRNGPSPGIHSSTSDGSFTIPAVYRPDKLPFPVDAGNGRCSGPQELAAKQRLAYYASSPRQHSPRAARVVSPVAIPNGHIRGSDAERCVGLAIPKPVYSHSPCCTERGCTAGHNYGMEHGPHRMSPHIYDEDWAAHYSRLAYLHKKGQEALAQQRGLQLEHGVEGIKDGKTGGYNTGSNGPRRPLPVMEPSYTYNAPHPFISATPEYCHRAPVPPQMYKGYPHAYDPRTLAHPEVSSKVYQGRSPISKYTPVPPCPNIYYPQSHPETYRTNSSALTNEHGQRHHMGQFHSPRTDLISPPCSAVPTHHPLISKYSSYHPYGVHLTTNQAPTNEQTHPPFPVDQSERPLDFSTRRVQTPDSPRELCKTYGTSGAFHPTLSHNRCLSNTPTTEHSEVPGSFTGSSKEFPMKSNEEVMAFRHCISNSPDNGILAKRPIEEPETDIASKKQKTYSVHQLSEDEPHSPSSPPMPVINKVFSLAPYKVYLEATGMLSSSGDSKSPKPQPEMVQPKQEADIENCNIQPNSGENSLRLKQKTQTLPANRDDPVETPDAIKIKTEEMDEGDPSSQSEIKETVSEEVNHQEHVSVLKEERVELDTKLSGSLSCKVVVKSDYEEESNPPSVENHELSTCKTGNAVTDSKECTPVPTTPPAPPPLTKFSLTRIPPHCLKLSSFKIVIPEVLRSPKTQLVEVPQSPMESRKPIITSSKHARYQFMELHQSLCRLLHCNVTQTPCQVLRDWLCKLDVCESGKAQKVSCLLGSKMREVWLKGDEMEVALQRVVRQLQMYIDISECPFPHVMRAGAVFVPMLVVKEVLFPQVQGTYIDQVLQEHRVELRPTTLSEERQLTQLHRKAFSSKLRRLLSLKHLPDIYPDVLNLLYYANVCKFLDSTATDGVQKTPRFHMHVSDSFTPTRSEREKELKPA
- the si:dkey-73n10.1 gene encoding uncharacterized protein C15orf39 homolog isoform X1, whose amino-acid sequence is MRYDLAESRWSSESKMSNKQGLGCINPLIQSSMEGTMGTVVPAGLPKADSLPHYSHDKALPISRAYFSYALSGQDALDFPSPWGHSKSCVRNGPSPGIHSSTSDGSFTIPAVYRPDKLPFPVDAGNGRCSGPQELAAKQRLAYYASSPRQHSPRAARVVSPVAIPNGHIRGSDAERCVGLAIPKPVYSHSPCCTERGCTAGHNYGMEHGPHRMSPHIYDEDWAAHYSRLAYLHKKGQEALAQQRGLQLEHGVEGIKDGKTGGYNTGSNGPRRPLPVMEPSYTYNAPHPFISATPEYCHRAPVPPQMYKGYPHAYDPRTLAHPEVSSKVYQGRSPISKYTPVPPCPNIYYPQSHPETYRTNSSALTNEHGQRHHMGQFHSPRTDLISPPCSAVPTHHPLISKYSSYHPYGVHLTTNQAPTNEQTHPPFPVDQSERPLDFSTRRVQTPDSPRELCKTYGTSGAFHPTLSHNRCLSNTPTTEHSEVPGSFTGSSKEFPMKSNEEVMAFRHCISNSPDNGILAKRPIEEPETDIASKKQKTYSVHQLSEDEPHSPSSPPMPVINKVFSLAPYKVYLEATGMLSSSGDSKSPKPQPEMVQPKQEADIENCNIQPNSGENSLRLKQKTQTLPANRDDPVETPDAIKIKTEEMDEGDPSSQSEIKETVSEEVNHQEHVSVLKEERVELDTKLSGSLSCKVVVKSDYEEESNPPSVENHELSTCKTGNAVTDSKECTPVPTTPPAPPPLTKFSLTRIPPHCLKLSSFKIVIPEVLRSPKTQLVEVPQSPMESRKPIITSSKHARYQFMELHQSLCRLLHCNVTQTPCQVLRDWLCKLDVCESGKAQKVSCLLGSKMREVWLKGDEMEVALQRVVRQLQMYIDISECPFPHVMRAGAVFVPMLVVKEVLFPQVQGTYIDQVLQEHRVELRPTTLSEERQLTQLHRKAFSSKLRRLLSLKHLPDIYPDVLNLLYYANVCKFLGAETSLTVKRESTDSTDESTSCVNEAEEFNLESSTTLTPQTTLVEQTYCLKTKKKSRVKISSKRTFLDHSSSSEEDESSAGPRRWSVISSVRNRDQWEITNQWEISSCSHTEPHVEVMIEDESQDHEPWGRPLTSDDLTSGEETESTSSKSSRRSSMVLKLRKVVYKEAHGGRIAHYQKVTDSSSGFTKGDRKGKGKSSRNKRHHTDRDFSFRSYTQNRSYLSKKRCRWVLRSAVQSAHLENIYPDLVGKRIRHLYEENDKSEVWYRGVVLRIHEPHSNPLKTVFEVKYDSEPEWQYYLELLVDYKKGWLKVED
- the si:dkey-73n10.1 gene encoding uncharacterized protein C15orf39 homolog isoform X2, translating into MRYDLAESRWSSESKMSNKQGLGCINPLIQSSMEGTMGTVVPAGLPKADSLPHYSHDKALPISRAYFSYALSGQDALDFPSPWGHSKSCVRNGPSPGIHSSTSDGSFTIPAVYRPDKLPFPVDAGNGRCSGPQELAAKQRLAYYASSPRQHSPRAARVVSPVAIPNGHIRGSDAERCVGLAIPKPVYSHSPCCTERGCTAGHNYGMEHGPHRMSPHIYDEDWAAHYSRLAYLHKKGQEALAQQRGLQLEHGVEGIKDGKTGGYNTGSNGPRRPLPVMEPSYTYNAPHPFISATPEYCHRAPVPPQMYKGYPHAYDPRTLAHPEVSSKVYQGRSPISKYTPVPPCPNIYYPQSHPETYRTNSSALTNEHGQRHHMGQFHSPRTDLISPPCSAVPTHHPLISKYSSYHPYGVHLTTNQAPTNEQTHPPFPVDQSERPLDFSTRRVQTPDSPRELCKTYGTSGAFHPTLSHNRCLSNTPTTEHSEVPGSFTGSSKEFPMKSNEEVMAFRHCISNSPDNGILAKRPIEEPETDIASKKQKTYSVHQLSEDEPHSPSSPPMPVINKVFSLAPYKVYLEATGMLSSSGDSKSPKPQPEMVQPKQEADIENCNIQPNSGENSLRLKQKTQTLPANRDDPVETPDAIKIKTEEMDEGDPSSQSEIKETVSEEVNHQEHVSVLKEERVELDTKLSGSLSCKVVVKSDYEEESNPPSVENHELSTCKTGNAVTDSKECTPVPTTPPAPPPLTKFSLTRIPPHCLKLSSFKIVIPEVLRSPKTQLVEVPQSPMESRKPIITSSKHARYQFMELHQSLCRLLHCNVTQTPCQVLRDWLCKLDVCESGKAQKVSCLLGSKMREVWLKGDEMEVALQRVVRQLQMYIDISECPFPHVMRAGAVFVPMLVVKEVLFPQVQGTYIDQVLQEHRVELRPTTLSEERQLTQLHRKAFSSKLRRLLSLKHLPDIYPDVLNLLYYANVCKFLDSTATDGVQKTPRFHMHVSDSFTPTRSEREKVRSHPELKPA
- the si:dkey-73n10.1 gene encoding uncharacterized protein C15orf39 homolog isoform X4, with the protein product MRYDLAESRWSSESKMSNKQGLGCINPLIQSSMEGTMGTVVPAGLPKADSLPHYSHDKALPISRAYFSYALSGQDALDFPSPWGHSKSCVRNGPSPGIHSSTSDGSFTIPAVYRPDKLPFPVDAGNGRCSGPQELAAKQRLAYYASSPRQHSPRAARVVSPVAIPNGHIRGSDAERCVGLAIPKPVYSHSPCCTERGCTAGHNYGMEHGPHRMSPHIYDEDWAAHYSRLAYLHKKGQEALAQQRGLQLEHGVEGIKDGKTGGYNTGSNGPRRPLPVMEPSYTYNAPHPFISATPEYCHRAPVPPQMYKGYPHAYDPRTLAHPEVSSKVYQGRSPISKYTPVPPCPNIYYPQSHPETYRTNSSALTNEHGQRHHMGQFHSPRTDLISPPCSAVPTHHPLISKYSSYHPYGVHLTTNQAPTNEQTHPPFPVDQSERPLDFSTRRVQTPDSPRELCKTYGTSGAFHPTLSHNRCLSNTPTTEHSEVPGSFTGSSKEFPMKSNEEVMAFRHCISNSPDNGILAKRPIEEPETDIASKKQKTYSVHQLSEDEPHSPSSPPMPVINKVFSLAPYKVYLEATGMLSSSGDSKSPKPQPEMVQPKQEADIENCNIQPNSGENSLRLKQKTQTLPANRDDPVETPDAIKIKTEEMDEGDPSSQSEIKETVSEEVNHQEHVSVLKEERVELDTKLSGSLSCKVVVKSDYEEESNPPSVENHELSTCKTGNAVTDSKECTPVPTTPPAPPPLTKFSLTRIPPHCLKLSSFKIVIPEVLRSPKTQLVEVPQSPMESRKPIITSSKHARYQFMELHQSLCRLLHCNVTQTPCQVLRDWLCKLDVCESGKAQKVSCLLGSKMREVWLKGDEMEVALQRVVRQLQMYIDISECPFPHVMRAGAVFVPMLVVKEVLFPQVQGTYIDQVLQEHRVELRPTTLSEERQLTQLHRKAFSSKLRRLLSLKHLPDIYPDVLNLLYYANVCKFLDSTATDGVQKTPRS